The Papaver somniferum cultivar HN1 unplaced genomic scaffold, ASM357369v1 unplaced-scaffold_75, whole genome shotgun sequence genome includes the window GTTTTGGGTTTCATCCGAATAACCCAAATCAATATGTTTAACCCGaatagatttttggtttttctataataccttttttttttcctttttgtctgaagttttgaattttgaatttgtttctgTGATTCAGTGGCGTGGCCGCGTGGTAGAAGAACTCATGTAACATTGAAATTCAGAAACCAAGAAATCTCAAAAATTACGAAAGAGTGGTATCGATtattgacaaaactcttattcttgTCATCTAGGACACACCTCAATATACTGCTTGATATTGTAATTTCGTTTTGCTTTTTATAAGTTAGCATCAGTTTTCTTTTGGATTTCGAGGTTCACATTTTTCATTTCCGTTTGCTCTAGATTAGGAGTTTCTTTTGTTCTCAATGACCTTCAAGCGTTATGGAAGTTAAAATTGATGCAAACTGGGGTTATACAGTATAACTTATACGACCAGGTCAACCTGATCATCATAGCGCTCCAAGAAGACCGGGTAGTGTTCCAACCCATGTAAATGATCTGAATGCACCTTTTGAATCTACCCTTCATGTGCAAGATCAATCTGCAGTAAATCAGAGGCCTGTTGGAGTTGATATCAATGTTGCACAGGAGGAAGCCAGGAAAGAGGGACGAAAATTTCCGTCGCAGCCCTTCGGTGCCCCGACCAACGATTTCTGCTTCTTGCCTCCATGGAAAAGGTCAAAGTTTGATTGTCTTCCAGGGAAAAGGACGTCAAATGTGGGAAACCCTAAGCTGGGATAACCGGAAGGAGAAGAGGATGAGGAGTTGAATGAAGATGATGACTTATTGGATGATCTGGACCAGGAAGATATTGATGAACCTAGCATTAATCAATTGGTAATGTTTTTACAACTCGGTAGCATATCCATGCTGGTAATTCCGTCGGCTGAAACAGCAAAACAAGTCTTGAAAGCACATGATTCTGAATTTTGTACTAGACCTCCGTTGGCAAGTCGGAGGTCAAGTCAGAAGCGCTTCGTCCTTTAAAACAAGTCTTGAAAACACATGATTCGGATCTTTGTACTAGACCTCCGTTGGCAAGCCGGAGGTCAAGTCTGAAACTTCTTTCTTATAATTACGTAGATATTGCATTTACACCTTATGGGGAATACTGGAGGGATGTTCGAAAAATATGTGTTAATGAAGTCTTGAGTGTGAAAAGAGTGCAATCCTTCTGTACAGTTAGGGAGGTAGAAATTGCAGCTTTTGTTGATTCCATATCTTAATTATCTTCAGCTTCTGGTGGCGCTCTTATTAATGTTTATCAGAAAGTTGTTTGTAGAGTTCCATATGGACAAGAGTTATCACCAGCATCATACTAACGATAATGATGGAAATCTTTCTGTCGACCTGAAACAAGCTTTTGATGAACTAGGAATTGTGTTGTAAAGTTTTTCTTAGTATGTGGAGGTTGTATCTTCGTGTCTTCCttatcttcatattttcttgttgaTTTCGCCTGCGGCTTCTCGCCCATGTACACTGAACCATGCTCTGATATCATGATGAATTTTCAGGAACTAGAAACATTTTGATGTTATGGAGATGCATGAGCGTCGTGATTAGTATTGCTCATACAGAGCCCCTAGATTTGGAACAAGACTGTCTCTGAAACCTCACTGTTGTATTAATTTCTGCTCAAGTGCAAACTGAGTTTTTCTTGCGTATTTATAAGCAGTACAAAACCGACTGCAATCACTCTAGTTCTAGGGTTTTCTAATCTTTATCTTATCATGTTTATACTTGAGCAAGAATAAGCAGTACAAGACCGACTACAACCACTCTAGGGTTTTCTAATCTTTATCTTATCATCTTTTCATTTACACCGACCTTAACCGACTTCCAGCTTTCCCTAGAGTTTTCTAGACCTACTTTGGCTAAACCCTTCACACCTTAGATTCACtttctaattgttttttttttttcaacctgTATTAATGATTTACAACTCTAACAACACAGTAAGTTAGACAATTTTCCAAATTTTATTCACACTTGACAAAACTAATCTAAATTACAAATTAGACTTTCCAACATAAATATTATTACATCTATGATGTAGTTACTTGTATCTTTCTTGCAAGTATAATATAACGTGGCACAAGAGGCCAAATATGATATTGTTTCCTCATGTTTAGTTTTTCTTCGTAGGATGTACTTGATATCTTGTTTATTTAGTATTTAAGATATCAGGTCAGTTGTTTTTAGGTCCTGACATGATACTACACCTTTTTGCAAAATTTGTagcagaaatgatgcataactgAATTAGTAATACTGTTGAAGAAAAATAGTACCAAatgtcaaagaaaaaaaagaagcatagattatcaccaaTAAATTTGTTGAATATGACAAATTTCTAATGAACTAAAGAAACCCGCCATCAAAGATAGGAAAAAACACTGACAGAATACATCAGAAAAAGGGATAAGAAAAGGTTGAATTATCAGTGTCAATTGGTTTCTATTTGTTGTGTGGGTTATTGTCACCAACTCCAAGTGTACTCTTGACGCTGTCCATTGCACCTTGTGCCATGTTTATCACCTGTTCTCCAGTCTATACATACACAACAAAGAAAAAATTGGATTCCTTTGATTGGTAATTCTACATCGAAATCCAGTAAAACGATGGGGAGTAGGGGAATAACTGAAAATGGAAATGGTAAACCAGGGAGAGGATAAAATACCTGTTGAAGGAAGCCAGATGCCTCCTCTTTTTTCAGTTGGGCAGAGTCAGAAGTGGATTGGGCAGCATCTGCTGTCTTGTCCCTTGCCGATTGAGCTGTGCCCTTGGCAGACTCAACCCACTCCTGTGTTTTAGCCTATAAACAAGAGAATTACTATAACACACAGATATATGTATATCAAATGAAGCAACTCTGAAAAACTACTacactatttttttctttttttattagaTAGTTGCTACGCTCTTACTCACTTACCTGTGCATGGCCTTTAGTTGCACCTGCATTGAAACTCTGATTAGAAGACATAGTTCTTGTTTAACTTTCTTTCTGTTTCTTGATCGGGGATTTGTGAATGTGCTTACTAAATTGTTGGTCTGTTGTAGGAGGTATTAATAGTGATTTTCTAAATGTTGATGAGGATTGATAAGTTATAAGTGTGTGGACGTAAGAGATTTTCCTGGTATTAAGGTAAGAATATCAAATTATCAGGTGGTTTTTGGAATATTTCAATGTAATGATTTTTTTCGGAAGTGCATATGGTTTTTGTGGTCAGACTAAAATGTAGTTCTCTATCTGACTATTACCTAGCTAGGAAGGTTATAGTATTCTAAAAATTaggatttccatttttaatctcaaCTGCTTCTTAATCAGGACCGCGTGGCCAATACATCCGGAGAAGCTGCTGAGTGCTGATGGTTTAGGGAATGAAGCGACAAACTATTGTCACCATATCACAATTTTGTGCATCCTTTTCTTCCCAATTTCAAAGTGTTAAAAAGTATATCCCTGTCGTGGATGTGCAAACAAACCCACACTTGGCATTATACGAGACCCAATCCGAACTAACCCAATCCGGCCTGAAGATCCAAAATTACATGCAACTAGCTAGAAGATTTACTACAATGACTATTCGTGGTCCGGCTATTGGTAACTATCCAGCTGGTAATTTGATTAAAAGGGATGAATTACCCACAAATAATTTTTCAAACATGCATAAGTAGGACTTGCCATATAGAATGATTCATGGAACCTGTTATTTTGTTTATagcacttggaaagtttattaaCCAAAATCTTCACTAAATCAAAAATTTATTGTTTTTCCGAAGTAGGACTTGCCATATATAAATGATTcatgaatttgaattttgaatgggCGGGAAGAGAAACTCTACCTACTACCCTCATCTCAGATTCACAAAATAAATTGGTTTCTTAAAATGGATTCGCCAGTTGCCATAGAGAATGGCTATAAGAAGTGTATGAGTTGGAGATGGGGGATTCCAAaccttattctttttcttatccctcccaacaaaaaaaaattcttaagaaATTATAATTCTCTATTACAAGAAGAAGATATGGCTAGCCTTTCAGAAGAAATGGAGATCGAAGTCTTATCTCGTTTACCCGTAAAAAGTCTATTGCGGTTCCAGACAATCTGCAAACCCATGTATAGACTTATCAGAGACCCTGCATTTGTAAAGAAGCATATTGAACATGCGATACAAAATGGCACGTCGACTTTTCTGATTTTTCAGTATTTCATGCCTACAAGGATGGAAATGAATGGATTTTACTCTATCGATCATACTTCGCTATCATCACAACTATTATCATCAATAAGAGGTAACCCTCTTCGTGATTCTACTGAGATGGCTGGCTTACCCAGTAGTTCCTCCAGATTATCTTAAACTATTAGGTTCTTGTTATGGTTTAGTGTGTTTACGCACTACTGAACCTGGTAACGAGGATTCCATTTGCCTTGGGAATCCGTCGACCAAA containing:
- the LOC113344263 gene encoding late embryogenesis abundant protein 1-like — encoded protein: MSSNQSFNAGATKGHAQAKTQEWVESAKGTAQSARDKTADAAQSTSDSAQLKKEEASGFLQQTGEQVINMAQGAMDSVKSTLGVGDNNPHNK